TCGATTGTCAAGAACGGTTTTTGCATAATGTTTGTAGCCGACGAAATTGGGGGTGGCCACCTTTCCAGAGTGACATTTACAATTCCTTCTTATGAAGGCTGTTAACACACAGTCTTTATTTCTCTATGTTCATACTAAGGTCAGGATAAATATAGATTTTTTTCTCGTAAGATTTTAGAATGCATAAAAAGTGTTGGATTATTCCTTTGGGAGCAAATGTGAATGGTGAGTAAATAAACAAGCCTGTGCCGTGCAAGTGTTTGATGAGCCACATTTTGATATTCTACTGAAGGCAATTGGAGCATTCAAATCGAAACATTGACAGTTTTATAACAAGAGATTTACCAGCAAGgtaaaagatttttaaaaattcctTTTTTGAATCGACTTGGAAGAAGTCAAAATCCCTTTTGAAAAGCACTACAAAAGTGGCAATTTCGTAGTGacgaaaaaaaacattgcatccCGGTTCGCAGTCTCTGATTACCGCATCGACACTTTTTCTGTTGCCAAGTGTTCAGAATACTCTTGTTAGTTTCAAATCTTAAAATGTGTGAACTCTCTTTTGCTTCTGTAGGTAGTTAAACCATGACGGATCCACCACTAAGCAGCCTCGGGAAGCTACGAGCATCGGAGGCTCCAGCCGCAGTGAAGAGCAGGACCTCCCCATCACGTCGACCTCGCCCTGCATCCTACCACCAAGAACTAAGCTCATCGTCAACCTCCTCCGGTAGCCCTAAATCCTCAGGCACCACTCGCAAGTCACCACTCAAGAGCTCTCAACGAGGATGTGAGGCAACAGCGTCTCTGGCACTGAAGATCCCACCGAGGGTTGACCGCACATTTAGACGGTCAGGATCCCCGGGGGCCAGGTCGAGCGCGTCAGGTAGCTCAAACGGGAGCTCAGACTCGCTGCCTTCGAGTAAAGCTACGGCTGTCCTAGCGAAGCTTGCGCGTATGAGAGAGGAGAAGAAACTCCTCGATATAGCTCTTATTTTCTATGGAGGAGAGATACAGTGTCATAGGGTTATCTTAGCTGCGAGCAGTCCTTATTTCCGTGACATGCTGGGCGTGAGAAGCCACCTGACTAAGCATGAGAGCATCGAGATGCGAGGAGTGGATATGGTCGTCGTGCAAGCTTTAGTCGACTATGCGTACACATCAACTTTGAAGATTGGGAATGACCGTATTAAGACAATGTTAGAAGCGGCTAATATGTTTCAGTTCCAGGGTGTTATCGACGCATGTGTGAATCAGATGAAACGGTCCAGACGGCACACCAGGCAGCGGTCGGTCAGTGGGCAGCGGACTGAGAATGGTCGTGGGGGTCGGAGCCCCTCCAGTGGGGGAAGTCCTCGATCCGGTAGCCCTAGGAGTACCCCAGTTCAAAGCCCTCGCTCCAGCAGTCCTGTCACTTCTTCACCTCTGCTCTTCAGTCCACAAGACCCTGTCAATGGATCATCAAAGACACCTGACGCCAAGGCAAGAGATGTTTATAAGATTCTGCAGGATTCGCCACAAGGAGGAGGGATTGAAGATTCTCTCCAAGAATTGAAAAGTAACGGTCTTCAGACAGGTCCAGATGGAGCTCAGCGAAGGTATACTCGAAGTCACAGCACCGGATCCGAAGGGTATCGAAGTTCCGCAGGAAGCGACTCCTCCTTCGACATATCATCTCAGTTTGTGTGGACCGATTCAAGACATCCAGCTCGCGCCGTCCGAGAAATGGTCAGGCTCCGCAAAGATGCCCGCATCATTGATGTTGTTTTGAGGACTAAAATCAAAGACTTTCCCTGTCACAGGGTCCTCCTCGAGGCATCAAGTAACTATCTCTCTCGCGTGATCTCAAGAGATATTGATGGCACGAGCATCATGGATGTCCATCTTAAGAAAGTCTCCGCAGATGTCTTGCAGAAACTGATCAATTTTATGTACACAGGGAGGATAGCCGTCTCGGAGCGTGATGCAGGTCAGGTTTATAAGATCGCAAAGCGGTTCTGTCTGGATGAGGTATGTTTAGCATGTGTTACTACTGACCCTAGCTTGGAGGCAGCCAGACCCGACGATTCCGCACTAACCGACAGCATCCTGTCCACTGCTACGAACTCGGGAAGTGTGGAGGACTTGCTGAATCCAAAAGTCTGTGACCAAAGTGTCTCTCTTAATACAACTATTTAATTCAGCTGAAACATCCTGACCGtcagagctgcttaggcacacaaaaaaaaatttaccAAAATTTTACTTACCAGAAAaaagttaccagcaaaaataccaTCTCTCATGTtgcatctgtgactggtatcctgcttagcagaaatttgtttgcaaaatgttttgcttttaaagtagctttatgaaactgggcacagATCAACTGTTAATGTGACATCGTTAATTATCTTTCATTAAAGGTGAAAACACTAAGCATGCTGTCTGGCTTCtagattttaaaaataaagacaCAATAATTATCTTGttgatttatagaaaaaaaTGCTTCTCATTTAATGGACAGTTTTTATCAAATACATTCGTATCTCAAtgaggaaaacaaaaagtaaaagtgGCACAATCTCCTATTCTCAAACTTAGAATCTGATACAACTCATCTCTTTTTGGCTTCCTCACAAATGTTCATCCTAACAATTACAACTCGTCAATTGATTTTAAACTGCATAAATATTTActcatttacaaaaatatatacaaatcaTTGCTGCATTTGCTCTAggaataaaaaataagttagctttatttcacaaaatgtaTAGTTCTCTAGTTTGGTATCGAAATATTGTACAAAAGTGTAAGTAACTAAAATTATCGGTAACTGTACAAACAATCGTATCATCTTGTAAAAAAGTTTGGCTGTAAGAAAGGTGTAAAGTGAATAATTAGCAATTAATAATGACACATCTCTGCTCTGCCTAAGAGATCCATCAATTATTAAAACTTGCTAGATCAATAGCAGATCTTATACAacgttgtgggtttgaatcccacccaagtagttaatctgtttttcttttcttcacaggactcgggaaaagaCCGAGTGTACAGGGCTTAACACACTTTGATGTGAAAGGATAAAACCAAATAACATTTGTTTGGAAGAAAGTTCTGGTAAGCAGAGAAAATACATGCTTAGCAGAGACAAGAAACCAGCAAAAATGCTATGTAACGTAATTCTGGCAGGTTCCCTGTTGCTTTTTGATTAGCTTTTAGCGGTTCTGCTTGACAGGTCTTTGAAGCAAACCTAGATTTGTGAACAAGCCGTAAAATGTTTGTCGTTGTGGTAGCCCTATCACAAGACTACCTTGAGCGCAGTACAATTGCGTGAGAGCATGCATCGCAGCAAACATTTGACGACTTGGAGACCCTGTGGAAAGGCTTCTTCCAGTAACATAACTATCGCAAAGATTTGCCGCTGACCATGGAAACTTTGAGCCTGGATTGTTGCAGTAAACTCAAGTTGGGCCCTAATTGGACAGTAAAGAGTTTTGTAAAGGACCTGTTAGATTGTATTTAAGTTGTTTTATTGATGTTATGGTGATAACTTCATGAAAGAGGAGAGTATTGCAAAAAATACTGGCTTGATTTAAAGTCTAGTGGTCTGTTATCACAGATTACACTTATACTATGCAAATGTCATGAAAGTGTTGAGCGATATTTTATCAATGACTATAACATGTCATCTTGAACGTTTTTTGGTCGTAAAAATTGACACAtgtataaaaaatacataatatGATCATCTAAAATGATTTCGGGAAAATATGATTTGTGCCAAATAGTGTTTTATGGCACAAGAAAAGTATtatcaaatatttttatttatttaaagtgtTCGACAAGGAAAACATGGGGTTTCACAATATGGCAAAATTTGAGTAAACTAAACTGGTAAACTTGAAAGCAAAAACTGCTCAGCAAAAATAGACGGTAAGTCAAATGCCACTATCTGTATATTCAAAATGTTGTGCTACGGAAAATAAATTGTTGGTATTCAAAAGAGTAAATTCATTTCCATCCTCTTAACAGTGGTAACTTTTTGCgggaaacaaaagaagaaaacaaaggcTATTTGGAGGGATTTTGTGCATGTTCATAATGGGCTTGCTGTTTTCTTGACTTTATGAATATTTTAAACCTAATGTTTTTCCTTTGTAGGAATGTTTAGGCTTAACAGTCCGTGAGCTTTCAGAATAAACCTTAATAATGACCGATGTTGGCTGTTGTCTTTAACAGCTTCACAGAATGCAACTCGAATGCTGCTTCACTCATCAATAAAACACCGTGTCATCTATgtgaagaaaattaaaaaattatttttcccCGAGAAAACGAAATTCCAAGCTTTACATGTTACTACTAAATAATGACCAAAAGTTTagtttaaattttttgttttaatatgttCAAGCCTTGTTGAATGGAGTTACTTTTCTTGTCTTACAATTTTACCTTACGGTATTCAGTGTTTAAAAATGATTAGGCACTTGAAATTCCATCTGAAACTACGCCCAGTGAAGCGGCATTAGAATTATTTGCTACTATTTTCAAAGGTAAGCATTTGTTTTTGCTTATGAGGTTACTGTATCCTTTCTTGGAATGTGAGGAATTGAAATAAGCATCTTCATACCTTGGGATTCACTCGGCGGGTTTCTGTTAGGTCGACTtcatttcttctttttctgttgAGAGTAAAATTATTCGTTATGGTACATGCGTCTCTTTGTCAACCAAGAATAAACAGTGCTTATGTTTGTCGGATATAAAGATCTGTGAAGAGTTATTCATGCTTTGAGTGCTATAAGAAgtcactattattgttattttgttttatatgaaaTCTAGAAATCTAGAACTCTTAATCTTAAGATGCCACCTACCTTCTTCTTCCCTTTCTTCTTTCCCTTCTTCTTAAGTCCAGCGCCAAGTTTCATGATCGATGCAAACGTTTCGGAGTTCATCCGATGGGTCACGCTCATTTTCATGGAGGGGTGTCCGGCTTCTTTCCTTTGATTCAGAGCTTCCATGATTTCTCTACCCCCCAGGTCCCCGATGAGATTGTCGTCAATGTCTAGCTCTTGTAAACAACTGGAATGCTGA
The sequence above is a segment of the Asterias amurensis chromosome 12, ASM3211899v1 genome. Coding sequences within it:
- the LOC139945259 gene encoding uncharacterized protein; translation: MTDPPLSSLGKLRASEAPAAVKSRTSPSRRPRPASYHQELSSSSTSSGSPKSSGTTRKSPLKSSQRGCEATASLALKIPPRVDRTFRRSGSPGARSSASGSSNGSSDSLPSSKATAVLAKLARMREEKKLLDIALIFYGGEIQCHRVILAASSPYFRDMLGVRSHLTKHESIEMRGVDMVVVQALVDYAYTSTLKIGNDRIKTMLEAANMFQFQGVIDACVNQMKRSRRHTRQRSVSGQRTENGRGGRSPSSGGSPRSGSPRSTPVQSPRSSSPVTSSPLLFSPQDPVNGSSKTPDAKARDVYKILQDSPQGGGIEDSLQELKSNGLQTGPDGAQRRYTRSHSTGSEGYRSSAGSDSSFDISSQFVWTDSRHPARAVREMVRLRKDARIIDVVLRTKIKDFPCHRVLLEASSNYLSRVISRDIDGTSIMDVHLKKVSADVLQKLINFMYTGRIAVSERDAGQVYKIAKRFCLDEVCLACVTTDPSLEAARPDDSALTDSILSTATNSGSVEDLLNPKVCDQSVSLNTTI